In Paenibacillus phoenicis, one genomic interval encodes:
- a CDS encoding methyl-accepting chemotaxis protein yields the protein MKKRWMQIRQLLEVRTLRNRMLIIFAVLLAVPNLATSYSSYTRASEQLHEQMDDNTRSSVNLLNDTINHIVEAEVRNVEQLVQQIDSAQVDAKSPELRKLIDLFVEKHPELENLVVGNQNGAWMKAPDPGKQDYDPRKRDWYIASMQSPEETVIIDPFVSATTGNFNLYISRALKDHQGAITVALDLAKLNADVSSIHLGERGYIYILDRSNKFVSHPTKTVGEEASGEHLAKIHEVESDYLNYTDPETGKEESAYFTTNQLTGFKIVGVLDVQEFRDASKPIMWTSLIVLGVSMVVAGTLLIIVILSITRPIEQLNRSAKRVSEGYLNEDVATKRKDEIGELTANYNGMLASLREMVREMSETASQLAASSEEFTAGTEQNAKAVEHVAQLASVASDHAEKQATASLDSAKTMDEMSQGIRKIADASGLIVESSLQTVEDVREGSGKVNLVGLQMEEIRRSTLESAEILHQMNELSGQVAGMSSAITEIANQTNLLALNAAIEAARAGEEGRGFAVVAGEVRKLAEQSGATAELIQRTIGQMTELTSKAYEVMNHKVNTNVERGRAVTEEAQTAFQAIERSTQRISEQIHEVSAITQQMSASADQIAHAVEQIAATSASSMEGLQEVTAATQEQLASMEEISSASEGLARMAADMHAQIDRFKL from the coding sequence ATGAAAAAAAGATGGATGCAGATTCGACAACTACTGGAGGTCCGTACCTTACGCAACCGGATGCTCATCATTTTTGCCGTACTGCTGGCGGTCCCTAATCTGGCGACCTCTTACTCCAGCTATACCCGCGCCAGCGAACAGTTACATGAACAAATGGATGACAACACCCGATCGAGCGTAAATCTGTTGAATGATACGATTAACCATATCGTGGAGGCAGAGGTTCGCAACGTGGAGCAGCTGGTGCAGCAAATCGATTCCGCCCAGGTGGATGCCAAATCTCCGGAGCTGCGGAAACTCATTGACCTCTTCGTAGAAAAACATCCAGAGCTAGAGAATCTGGTAGTTGGCAATCAGAACGGAGCGTGGATGAAAGCCCCCGATCCTGGCAAACAGGACTATGACCCGCGCAAACGGGATTGGTACATCGCCTCGATGCAAAGCCCGGAGGAAACGGTAATCATTGATCCGTTCGTATCGGCGACGACCGGTAATTTTAATCTTTATATCAGCCGCGCGTTAAAAGACCATCAAGGAGCGATCACGGTCGCCCTGGACCTGGCAAAACTGAATGCGGACGTCAGCAGCATTCACTTGGGAGAACGCGGGTACATTTATATCTTGGACCGTTCGAACAAGTTTGTCTCGCATCCAACCAAAACGGTTGGTGAAGAGGCTTCAGGTGAACATCTGGCGAAAATCCATGAGGTGGAATCGGACTATCTGAATTACACCGATCCAGAAACCGGGAAGGAAGAAAGTGCGTATTTTACGACCAACCAACTCACCGGGTTCAAAATTGTTGGCGTTCTGGATGTGCAGGAATTCCGGGACGCCTCGAAGCCGATCATGTGGACTTCCTTGATTGTTCTGGGCGTCTCCATGGTCGTTGCGGGCACCTTGCTCATCATCGTGATTTTGAGCATCACGCGCCCGATCGAGCAGCTCAACCGCTCGGCCAAACGGGTGAGTGAAGGTTACTTGAACGAGGATGTAGCCACGAAGCGTAAGGACGAGATCGGTGAGCTGACCGCGAACTACAACGGCATGTTGGCCTCTCTGCGGGAAATGGTACGGGAGATGTCTGAAACGGCCAGCCAACTAGCAGCTTCAAGCGAAGAATTTACTGCAGGAACGGAGCAGAATGCCAAGGCAGTGGAGCATGTCGCCCAGCTAGCCTCGGTCGCTTCGGATCATGCGGAGAAACAAGCGACCGCTTCATTAGACAGCGCCAAGACGATGGATGAAATGTCCCAAGGCATCCGGAAAATCGCGGACGCGTCCGGTCTCATCGTTGAGTCGTCGTTGCAAACGGTAGAGGATGTCCGGGAGGGCAGCGGGAAGGTGAACCTCGTCGGATTGCAAATGGAAGAGATTCGCCGGTCGACGCTGGAATCGGCGGAGATCCTGCATCAGATGAATGAGCTCAGCGGACAGGTTGCCGGAATGAGCAGCGCGATTACGGAGATTGCCAACCAAACCAATCTGCTGGCGCTAAATGCAGCGATCGAAGCGGCGCGTGCCGGCGAGGAAGGACGCGGCTTCGCCGTGGTAGCGGGCGAAGTGCGTAAATTGGCGGAGCAGTCCGGAGCGACGGCGGAATTGATTCAGCGGACCATCGGGCAGATGACCGAACTTACGAGCAAAGCCTATGAAGTGATGAATCATAAGGTGAATACGAATGTCGAGCGAGGAAGAGCCGTGACAGAGGAAGCGCAAACGGCTTTCCAAGCGATCGAGCGGTCGACGCAGCGGATTTCGGAGCAAATTCACGAAGTGTCGGCCATTACGCAACAAATGTCAGCGAGTGCCGATCAAATCGCTCACGCGGTCGAACAAATCGCGGCGACCTCGGCCAGCAGCATGGAGGGCCTGCAAGAGGTGACGGCCGCAACCCAGGAACAGCTGGCGTCGATGGAGGAGATCTCTTCCGCATCGGAAGGCTTGGCGCGAATGGCAGCGGATATGCATGCTCAGATCGACCGGTTTAAGCTCTAA